One genomic region from Podarcis raffonei isolate rPodRaf1 chromosome Z, rPodRaf1.pri, whole genome shotgun sequence encodes:
- the PRRC2B gene encoding protein PRRC2B isoform X12, giving the protein MSDRLGQLTKGKDGKSKYSTLSLFDKYKGKSVEAIRTTVIPRHGLQSLGKVAAARRMPPPANLPSLKSENKGNDPNIIIVPKDGTGWANKQDPPDQKSSSATAAQPQELLPQQDLQKSVSSLQKLTQSISQESTNSVPGGPKSWAQLNGKPAGPEGGSRASSRQLSFSPEEFPTLKAAGKQDKAGKEKGVLDPSYGPGPSLRPQNVTSWREGGGRNITPAASLTASLAELGCKTSSAGDGAPSSANASDLKEPSLRSTQPIRKGASQFMANAYQPPTYHDMLPAFMCSNQPSETPGPVDRGSFPLPQFRLEPRVPFRQYQTNDQDGKENRLGVLRPARPQGERVPRPTIINAENLKGLDELDNDADDGWAGIHDEVDYSEKLKFSEDEEEEETHKDGRPKWNTWDPRRQRQLSMSSADSTEARHPPEEAKNWGDLAGLSRPIRKGPDNLPPSGKVNGWAPLSDYQKPSLGGLRQQSSEDKEEKLPLRQKFVHSEMSEAVERARRRREEEERRAREERLAACAAKLKELDQKCKLAQKAGDGHKHVENEEPRPTTLEMASPPENSHATRRANPEFHTQETSSPPAYLEEETLATSAAHRSSSEEELREAVSPAQEFSKYPKLLPPRFQRQQQQHDQLYKMQSWPQSQVYPPSSHPQRTFYPPHPQMLGFDPRWMMMPSYMDPRMVQGHPQVDFYPSALHPSGAMKPAVQQDSLTNSSCLSKEQNSQPSMQQERKPVSGETPPPVWGQESYTPSQSKGCPISRPKQTEGMASEGLHARNNSSYSSQSTSINPARDLFEESREDYLNIFDKKPQANFDSCIGSSQRLNQDRLFPHQECAPSVSTADPHHTNLRSSSLEAGLAHSDKKPEYNGWDTSHYQKSSDGTASANEEACRDEQSFGAEAWKKDGPASKPATAKPGWASESRSASSQQQQQQQQQQHQEQTGRARRSGPIKKPVLKALKVEEKEKELEKVKADGEEAAPPPPKEKAPVHKAQEEEEEDDHDSAALLHSARFHLLDEKYPSRTVVQEAEKPCEEEKEEEGEEQEEEEEEEEEEKNGKVWEAKPQSRESSDLPPTKRNNWIFIDEEQAFGGRGQGRGRGFREFTFRGRGNAVGCGSGNISSRGAYSSTSTGVCSAQRSSRGRPLREFNQPEEFPRGKLRRRIASETHSEGSEYEELPKRRRQRGSENSNEGSLAEREESDLKKGDFRDSWRSNKIYSDDQGTLDARGRAPRAFGRSLPPRLSNSGYGRRGFASKEPSQWQGRNGGNTWQEYGHGTPLDTFGARRLSERDYSQDSYKHPDSFTRRANEEDPLDKRHYFQEDYGGDPENAENRPFRRRRPPRQDKPPRFRRLRQERESMGQWNPEDSGTNLLACQWPGRAKLTMMDRGGAATRRSPELPYQNSSDHANEEWETASESSDFSERRERRGGSAISEGEAQLDGNLSSSGMGEKRELAKRSFSSQRPLVDRQSRKADSTGFGEKAVRAGGNGAASCYESQQMNGAQIKTKRSPDDSGGLDPSSPESSHSVYGSHANLNSTEGLGKNPEREPKSGTQQMGEKGEAISQFELSYGNGIMDGRLSGPAEETEVGPIGSEGFIEVLTKKQRRLLEEERRKKEQAAQAPAKGRVLQSRIPPRFAKKQSSMCLEQGDVSVSGNSLGTEIWETNSPALSVQSSGTDSWSKPVNAFTSNESSSTEQGFKGSQGDSGIDLSAESRESSATSSQRSSPYGTLKPEEMSGGGLVDPKTDCQKEQAPKQSDKKDSEQSLGQSKDHKPGPIGNERSLKNRKGSEGAERLEGSVPPVNGVEIHVDSVLPVPPIEFGVNPKDSDFSLPPGPASSTTANSVTKLQDALASNAGLTQTLPVLRRDHHLPRCIGLNPMSFPTTDLTLKMESARKAWENSPSLPEQSSPGGAGSGIQPPASVGASNGVSYSSFGGVSVPPMPVASVAPSASIPGPLWQRSAEVGFWSSVWGGTPVSLMAGWKGDGNHIPPLYLDGHVFASQPRLVPQTIPQQQSYQQAAAAQQIPLSLHTSLQAQAQLSLRGGLPVSQSQEIYSSIQPFS; this is encoded by the exons tTCCAGTGCCACGGCCGCACAGCCGCAGGAGTTGCTGCCGCAGCAGGATTTGCAGAAATCTGTCTCCAGTTTACAGAAGCTGACGCAGTCAATCAGTCAGGAG AGTACAAATTCAGTGCCAGGTGGACCAAAGTCATGGGCACAGCTGAATGGAAAGCCAGCCGGACCAGAAGGTG GTTCAAGGGCCTCAAGCCGACAGTTATCCTTCTCTCCCGAGGAGTTTCCAACGCTGAAAGCAGCTGGCAAGCAGGACAAGGCTGGCAAAGAAAAGGGCGTCTTAGATCCGTCGTATGGGCCCGGACCAAGCCTCCGCCCCCAGA ATGTCACAAGTTGGAGGGAGGGCGGCGGCAGAAACATAACCCCTGCTGCATCTTTGACCGCCTCCCTGGCTGAGCTGGGCTGCAAGACCTCCAGCGCAGGAGACGGAGCCCCCTCCTCAGCAAACGCCAGTGACCTtaaggagccctctctccgctcTACTCAGCCGATCCGCAAGGGGGCTTCGCAGTTCATGGCCAATGCCTACCAACCCCCAACTTACCATGACATGCTACCAGCTTTC ATGTGCTCAAACCAACCATCCGAGACTCCTGGGCCGGTGGACCGTGGGTCCTTCCCCCTCCCACAGTTTCGCCTGGAGCCCCGTGTCCCTTTCAGACAATATCAGACCAACGACCAAGATGG AAAAGAAAACCGGCTTGGGGTCTTGCGCCCTGCCCGGCCGCAAGGGGAGCGGGTTCCCCGGCCCACTATCATCAACGCAGAGAACCTGAAGGGGCTGGATGAACTTGATAATGATGCAGACGATGGATGGGCAG gGATCCATGACGAAGTGGATTACTCTGAGAAACTGAAGTTCAgtgaagatgaagaagaggaggagactcATAAGGACGGGAGGCCAAAATG GAACACCTGGGACCCCAGAAGGCAGCGGCAGCTCTCCATGAGCTCAGCAGACAGCACAGAGGCCAGGCACCCCCCGGAAGAAGCAAAGAACTGGGGCGACTTGGCTGGCCTGTCTCGGCCAATCCGTAAAGGACCAGATAACTTGCCTCCCTCAGGGAAAGTGAATGGCTGGGCTCCCCTTTCAGACTATCAG AAACCTTCACTGGGGGGCCTCCGGCAGCAGTCTTCTGAGGACAAGGAGGAGAAGCTCCCCCTGCGGCAGAAGTTTGTCCACTCTGAGATGTCCGAGGCTGTTGAGCGGGCCCGGaggcggcgggaggaggaggagcggcgaGCGCGGGAGGAGCGCCTGGCCGCTTGTGCTGCcaagttgaaggagctggatcaGAAGTGCAAGCTGGCACAGAAAGCTGGAGATGGCCACAAGCACGTGGAGAACGAAGAGCCCAGGCCTACCACCTTGGAGATGGCCAGCCCGCCAGAGAACAGCCATGCCACCCGGAGAG cAAACCCCGAGTTTCATACCCAGGAAACTTCTTCCCCTCCTGCTTACCTGGAGGAGGAAACTCTGGCCACGTCAGCAGCACACCGGAGCAGCAGTGAGGAGGAGCTCCGAGAAGCTGTGTCCCCCGCACAGGAATTCAGCAAGTACCCGAAACTGCTTCCCCCACGGTTCCaacggcagcagcaacagcat GACCAGCTGTACAAAATGCAGAGCTGGCCGCAGTCCCAGGTctatcctccctcctcccaccctcaGCGGACCTTCTATCCACCACATCCACAGATGCTGGGCTTCGACCCCCGTTGGATGATGATGCCTTCCTACATGGACCCTCGCATGGTCCAGGGGCACCCCCAGGTGGATTTCTACCCCTCAGCCCTTCATCCTTCAG GGGCCATGAAGCCGGCGGTCCAGCAGGATTCCCTGACCAATAGCAGCTGCCTGTCGAAGGAGCAGAACAGCCAGCCCTCCATGCAGCAGGAGAGGAAGCCTGTGTCCGGGGAGACCCCTCCACCAGTGTGGGGTCAGGAGAGCTACACTCCCTCTCAGAGCAAAGGCTGCCCCATTTCCCGCCCGAAACAGACCGAAGGCATGGCCAGCGAAGGACTGCACGCCAG GAACAATAGCTCCTACTCATCGCAGAGCACCAGCATCAACCCTGCACGTGACCTGTTTGAGGAGTCCAGAGAAGATTACTTAAACATTTTCGACAAGAAGCCCCAGGCCAATTTTGACAGCTGCATCGGCTCCTCCCAAAGGCTGAACCAAGACCGTCTCTTCCCACACCAAGAGTGTGCCCCTTCTGTTAGCACTGCCGACCCTCACCACACCAACCTGAGGAGCTCCTCCTTGGAAGCCGGCTTGGCCCACAGTGATAAGAAGCCAGAGTACAATGGCTGGGATACCAGCCACTATCAGAAATCCTCGGATGGGACGGCTTCTGCAAATGAAGAGGCCTGCCGAGATGAGCAGTCCTTCGGCGCTGAGGCATGGAAGAAAGACGGACCTGCCAGCAAGCCGGCAACTGCCAAGCCAGGGTGGGCTTCTGAGAGCCGAAGTGCCAGCagccagcagcaacaacagcaacaacagcagcagcaccaggagcAGACGGGGAGGGCTCGAAGATCTGGCCCGATTAAGAAGCCAGTCCTGAAGGCTCTCAAAGtcgaagagaaggagaaagagctggaaaaggtgaaAGCAGATGGGGAAGAGGCCGCCCCTCCTCCACCAAAGGAGAAGGCCCCGGTTCACAAggcgcaggaggaggaggaggaggatgaccaTGATTCTGCTGCCTTGCTCCATTCTGCCCGCTTCCACTTGCTGGACGAGAAGTACCCCTCTCGGACAGTGGTCCAAGAAGCCGAGAAACCatgtgaggaggagaaggaggaggagggtgaagagcaggaagaggaggaagaggaggaggaggaggagaaaaacggGAAAGTCTGGGAGGCCAAGCCTCAGTCAAGGGAGTCCAGTGACTTGCCCCCCACCAAAAGAAACAACTGGATATTTATTGATGAGGAACAAGCCTTTGGCGGAAGGGGACAGGGACGTGGTCGTGGCTTCCGGGAGTTCACCTTCCGAGGCCGTGGCAATGCTGTGGGCTGTGGCAGTGGCAACATCAGTAGCCGGGGTGCCTACAGCAGCACCAGCACTGGCGTCTGCAGTGCTCAGCGAAGTAGCAGAGGGCGGCCCCTGAGGGAATTCAACCAGCCAGAAGAGTTCCCACGAGGGAAGCTCAGGCGCAGGATTGCCAGCGAGACCCACAGCGAAGGTTCAGAGTACGAGGAGCTGCCCAAGCGCCGCCGCCAGCGGGGCTCTGAAAACAGCAATGAGGGTTCCCTTGCGGAAAGGGAGGAGAGTGACCTCAAGAAGGGAGACTTCCGTGACTCCTGGCGGTCCAACAAGATCTATTCGGATGACCAAGGCACCCTGGATGCCAGAGGGAGGGCCCCACGAGCTTTCGGGCGCTCGCTACCCCCGAGACTTAGCAATTCTGGGTATGGGCGAAGAGGCTTTGCTTCCAAGGAGCCTTCCCAGTGGCAGGGCCGGAATGGGGGGAACACATGGCAGGAGTACGGCCACGGCACACCTCTGGACACCTTTGGGGCCAGGCGCCTGTCTGAGAGGGACTATAGCCAAGACTCATATAAGCACCCAGACTCCTTCACCCGGCGGGCCAATGAGGAGGATCCATTAGACAAGAGGCACTACTTCCAGGAGGATTACGGGGGTGATCCCGAGAATGCTGAGAATCGTCctttccgccgccgccgcccaccTCGTCAGGACAAGCCTCCCCGGTTCAGGCGCTTGAGGCAGGAGCGTGAGTCCATGGGGCAGTGGAACCCGGAAGACAGCGGAACCAACCTCCTAGCTTGCCAGTGGCCAGGGAGAGCCAAGCTGACCATGATGGATCGGGGTGGTGCCGCTACCAGGAGGTCTCCCGAGCTGCCCTACCAGAACTCCTCTGACCATGCCAATGAGGAGTGGGAGACGGCCTCTGAGAGCAGCGACTTCAGCGAGAGGCGGGAGAGGCGCGGTGGCAGTGCCATCTCAGAGGGTGAGGCCCAACTGGACGGCAATCTCTCCagcagcggcatgggggagaagagggagctggCCAAGAGAAGCTTCTCCAGCCAGAGACCCTTAGTGGATCGGCAGAGCCGGAAAGCCGATTCGACTGGGTTTGGGGAGAAAGCTGTGAGAGCTGGTGGGAATGGAGCAGCCTCCTGCTACGAAAGCCAGCAGATGAATGGGgcacagataaaaacaaaaag ATCTCCCGACGACAGTGGGGGGCTTGACCCCAGCAGTCCTGAGAGCAGCCATTCCGTTTACGGCTCCCATGCTAACCTGAACAGCACcgaagggctgggaaagaatcCAGAGAGGGAGCCCAAGTCTGGAACCCAGCAGATGGGAGAGAAGGGAGAGGCCATTTCTCAGTTTGAGCTGAGCTACGGAA ATGGTATCATGGACGGACGGCTTTCAGGCCCCGCTGAAGAGACGGAAGTCGGACCGATTGGGAGTGAAGGCTTCATCGAGGTCCTGACAAAGAAGCAGCGGAGGTTGCTGGAGGAGGAGCGACGGAAAAAAGAGCAAGCAGCCCAG GCTCCAGCCAAGGGCCGCGTCCTTCAGTCTCGTATCCCACCTCGCTTTGCCAAGAAACAGAGCAGCATGTGCCTTGAGCAAGGAGATGTTTCAGTTTCTGGAAACAGCCTGGGCACAGAGATCTGGGAGACCAACAGTCCAG CACTCTCTGTTCAGTCATCTGGCACGGATTCCTGGAGCAAACCCGTCAATGCCTTTACCAGTAACGAATCCAGCTCCACCGAG CAGGGATTTAAAGGCAGCCAGGGGGATAGTGGCATTGACCTGAGCGCTGAGTCGCGGGAATCCTCCGCCACTTCTTCCCAGCGCAGCTCTCCATATGGCACTCTCAAGCCTGAAGAGATGAGTGGAGGTGGCCTGGTGGACCCCAAAACTGACTGCCAGAAAGAGCAAGCGCCAAAGCAGTCAGATAAAAAG GATTCAGAGCAAAGCCTGGGTCAGAGCAAGGACCACAAGCCGGGCCCAATTGGCAATGAGCGCTCCCTGAAAAACCGGAAAGGCTCTGAAGGAGCGGAACGCCTTGAAGGCAGCGTCCCCCCAGTCAATGGGGTGGAGATCCACGTGGATTCGGTCCTTCCTGTGCCTCCCATTGAATTTGGAGTAAACCCTAAA GATTCGGACTTCAGCCTACCCCCTGGACCGGCCTCCAGTACCACAGCTAACTCGGTCACAAAGCTTCAGGACGCCCTGGCCAGCAAT GCTGGGCTCACACAAACCCTCCCTGTGCTCCGAAGAGACCACCACCTTCCACGGTGCATCGGCCTGAATCCCATGTCTTTCCCCACGACTGACCTCACTCTTAAA ATGGAATCAGCCCGCAAAGCTTGGGAAAACTCCCCCAGTCTCCCGGAACAGAGCTCTCCTGGGGGTGCTGGCTCCGGCATCCAACCTCCTGCTAGTGTTGGGGCTTCCAACGGCGTGAGCTACAGCTCCTTTGGTGGCGTTTCTGTACCACCAATGCCTGTGGCATCTGTGGCACCGTCTGCTTCGATCCCAG GACCGTTATGGCAAAGGAGTGCAGAAGTAGGATTCTGGAGTTCAGTATGGGGTGGGACCCCTGTATCTTTGATGGCCGGGTGGAAGGGAGATG